A single region of the Sus scrofa isolate TJ Tabasco breed Duroc chromosome 17, Sscrofa11.1, whole genome shotgun sequence genome encodes:
- the SCAND1 gene encoding SCAN domain-containing protein 1 codes for MAATELSLAATGSLALPLGKEEGAGPSSGPERDSADSFSTPEAPPPAPKPSSPKAEVAEENPTPHSAASASLELPLGPAALGSASFAEAAPRSPPGPGGSRPGPETFRQRFRQFRYQDAAGPREAFRQLRELSRQWLRPDIRTKEQIVEMLVQEQLLAILPEAARARRLRRRTDVRITG; via the coding sequence ATGGCGGCCACCGAGCTGAGCTTGGCGGCTACCGGGAGTCTCGCGCTGCCGTTGGGGAAAGAAGAAGGGGCCGGCCCGAGCTCAGGCCCGGAGCGTGACTCTGCGGACTCCTTCTCGACTCCTGAGGCCCCACCGCCTGCCCCCAAGCCCTCCAGCCCCAAGGCCGAGGTCGCCGAAGAGAATCCTACGCCTCACTCGGCCGCCTCCGCCTCCCTGGAGCTGCCCCTCGGGCCCGCAGCCCTGGGCTCCGCGTCGTTTGCCGAAGCAGCTCCGCGCTCACCCCCAGGCCCTGGCGGTTCCCGGCCCGGCCCAGAGACGTTCCGCCAGCGATTCCGGCAGTTCCGCTACCAAGACGCGGCAGGCCCGCGGGAAGCGTTCCGGCAGCTGCGGGAGCTTTCCCGCCAGTGGCTGCGGCCCGACATCCGCACGAAGGAGCAGATCGTGGAGATGCTGGTGCAAGAGCAGCTGCTCGCCATCCTGCCCGAGGCGGCGCGGGCCCGGCGGCTTCGCCGCCGCACAGACGTACGCATTACAGGCTGA